The Bacillus zhangzhouensis region GCTCTGCTCCCAGCGAGAAAGCCGTCTCAAGTGAATTCATCACATGATGCTTTTCTTGATGTGGCAAGCCAAACATAAGATCGAGGCTAATATTGTCAAACCCAACCGCTCTAGCTCGCTCAAAGGACGTAAGGACATCCTTCTTTTGATGAACTCGTCCGATTTTTTTGAGCAAATCGTCTTCAAAGGTTTGAACGCCAAAGCTCAGCCGATTGACGCCGGCTGCCTTTAGCACATGCAGTTTCTCAAGCGATAATTCGTCTGGGTTTGCTTCTACTGCAAATTCAATTAGGTTTTTTGTCGGCTTTAATATGCGGTGGATGCTGTTCATGAGCTTGTCCAGCTGGCTGACAGTCAGTGATGTCGGGGTTCCCCCGCCAATAAAAATCGTCTTTAGTTCCTGCTCTCCTTTTTGTTCAATCGTATGCTGCATCTCTTTTTCAAGAGCCGCTAAGTATTCATCGACTGGCTGTGTTTTAATGAAAAATTTATTGAAATCACAATAGTGGCAAATGTGCTCACAAAATGGAATGTGAATGTATGCTGCTTTCATTTGATGACACCTTCTTTACAGGTAAAGAGCCGCAGTTTATCGCTGCGGCACCTTTGTTTATTTTCGACTATAAACGTCAAGGCGGACATTGTAAAGCAGGTTGCCTTGAGGATATTATTTTTTCGGTGTGCTGTCGTCCATCTTCAGCACGGCCATAAATGCTTCTTGCGGGACCTCAACAGAGCCGACTTGCTTCATGCGCTTTTTCCCTTCTTTTTGCTTCTCAAGAAGCTTTCTTTTCCGGGAGATGTCTCCACCATAACATTTAGCAAGTACGTTTTTACGCATCGCTTTAATGGTGGAACGAGCAACAATTTTTTGACCGATCGCTGCTTGAACTGGCACTTCAAAGTGCTGGCGTGGAATCAGTTCTTTTAGCTTTTCTACAATAATCTTGCCTCGTTCATATGCATAATCGCGGTGAACAATAAAGGAAAGGGCATCGATTTTTTCGCCATTCAGCATGATATCCATCTTCACTAACGTCGATGGACGATAGCCAATCAGCTCATAATCAAAGGACGCATAGCCTTTTGTGTTGGACTTTAGCTGGTCAAAAAATTCGTATACGATCTCTGCCAAAGGAATTTCGTACACAATGCTCACGCGGTTCGCATCAAGATACTGCATATCAATGAAATTCCCGCGTTTTCCCTGGCAAAGTTCCATCACAGAGCCTACATAATCATTCGGCACCATCATAGTTGCTTTGACATAGGGTTCTTCAATTCGCTCAATCTTTTGCGGATCAGGCAGATTGGACGGGTTATCTACGACGATTTTTTCTCCATCTGTCATATATACATCATAAATAACACTTGGCGCTGTCGTAATCAAATCAATTTTAAATTCACGTTCAATTCGTTCTTGGATAATTTCCATATGAAGCATTCCAAGGAAACCGCAGCGGAAACCAAAGCCAAGTGCTTGCGATGTCTCTGCCTCATATTGAAGGGAAGAATCATTCAATTCAAGCTTCTCTAACGCTTCACGTAAGTCGTTGTATTTCGCTGTATCAATTGGATAAAGTCCGCAGTACACCATTGGGTTTAGCTTTCTGTATCCTGGCAGTGCTTCTTTCGCAGGATTTTCCGCACTTGTGATTGTATCCCCTACACGTGTATCACCGACATTTTTAATCGCAGCAGTTAAGTAGCCAACATCTCCAACGGTGAGTTCGTCTGTTGGCATGGCTTTTGGTGTGAAAACGCCGACTTCAAGCACTTCAAATTCTTTCCCTGTCGCCATCATTTTAATTTTCTGACCGGGTTTGACGGTTCCTTCAACAATTCGTATGTACGCAATAACACCGCGATACGCATCGTAGAGAGAATCAAAAATAAGGGCTTGAAGTGGTGCTTCTGGATCTCCAGCGGGAGCCGGCACCTTTTCAACGATTTGTTCTAAAATCTCCTCAATTCCAATACCCGCCTTAGCAGAGGTGAGAACAGCTTCAGACGCATCCAACCCGATGACATCTTCAATTTCTTCTCTTACACGCTCAGGCTCTGCACTTGGCAGATCGATTTTATTGATAATCGGAAGAATTTCTAAGTTGTTATCAAGAGCTAAATAAACGTTCGCAAGTGTCTGTGCTTCAATTCCTTGTGCTGCATCTACTACGAGAATCGCACCCTCACAGGCAGCTAGGCTTCGAGATACCTCATAGGTGAAGTCGACATGCCCTGGTGTATCAATCAGGTGCATGATATATTCTTCTCCATCCTTCGCCTTATACTTCAGCTGGACAGAGTTTAATTTAATCGTTATGCCGCGTTCACGCTCTAAATCCATGGAATCAAGTAATTGTTCTTTCATTTCCCGTTGAGTAATCGCCGCTGTTTTTTCCAAAATACGGTCCGCCAATGTGGATTTCCCATGGTCAATATGGGCGATAATGGAGAAATTTCGAATTCTTGATTGCCGCTCTAATCGTTTTTCTTTATCTGTCACAATCTATCACTCCTACTATAAAACGCGGGTTGCGCTAGGTTAGATTATATCAATAGGGCTGTAAAGATTCAATCGAAATCAAGAAAAGCCGCTTATCGTTCAGCGGCTTTAATCAAAAGGGTGATATCTCATGAAATTCGTTTATTTCCCATTCACCCAATTATAAAGAGAACGGGCTGCATGTGTCATGCCATCAGACAGGATTTTTCCTGCTTTGGAAAAGGCATTAAAGCCCTCTATTTCCTCCAGCTGCTTTTGCTTTTCGGCAAGATCCTTTTCTGTAACAGCTGTTCCTAAGATAGAAGCTTCCTTTTCTTTATCGTCGTTCATTTGAATGGAGAAAGCTCCTTTTAATTGCGGATCATGGTAGCCCTTCATTTGCAGCATGCCATTATTCGCTTGCTGCATTCCTAAAAAGACACCAAACAGCAAGACCAATCCTAAAATAATGGTTTTTCCAATAAATGAGCCCATATCCGTCACCACCTTAAGAGCGTTTTTTCTCATCCTTTACTTTGCCATCCACCTTTTCTGCGTCCCAGAAAATGTCGCTGAATACATCAGCTGCTGCATTGGATGCATTTCTTAATTCTTTCATATTATTGTCTACTCCGCCAAATTCTAAAAGAAGGGCTTTGTCGGATAAATCTTGATTATAGATTCCATTATCGCCAATTTCTCCTTTGGCAAACACACCGACACTGAGACCTTTATATTTTTTCTCCATCAAATGGTGGAACTCTGTCGCAAGCTTTAAGTTTTTCTCATAGCTTTGATTTTTCTTCCCAACAACAAACGCAATTCTCGCATATTTCTTCCCTTTGATTTCGACAGTCGTATCTTTCTTTCTTCTTGAGTCCCGGTGAATATCAATTAAATAATCGAGGTCATCATTTTTCGCTATAGCTTCTTTCACGACCAATCTTGATTCATTATAAGACTGCGGATACTTT contains the following coding sequences:
- the lepA gene encoding translation elongation factor 4 is translated as MTDKEKRLERQSRIRNFSIIAHIDHGKSTLADRILEKTAAITQREMKEQLLDSMDLERERGITIKLNSVQLKYKAKDGEEYIMHLIDTPGHVDFTYEVSRSLAACEGAILVVDAAQGIEAQTLANVYLALDNNLEILPIINKIDLPSAEPERVREEIEDVIGLDASEAVLTSAKAGIGIEEILEQIVEKVPAPAGDPEAPLQALIFDSLYDAYRGVIAYIRIVEGTVKPGQKIKMMATGKEFEVLEVGVFTPKAMPTDELTVGDVGYLTAAIKNVGDTRVGDTITSAENPAKEALPGYRKLNPMVYCGLYPIDTAKYNDLREALEKLELNDSSLQYEAETSQALGFGFRCGFLGMLHMEIIQERIEREFKIDLITTAPSVIYDVYMTDGEKIVVDNPSNLPDPQKIERIEEPYVKATMMVPNDYVGSVMELCQGKRGNFIDMQYLDANRVSIVYEIPLAEIVYEFFDQLKSNTKGYASFDYELIGYRPSTLVKMDIMLNGEKIDALSFIVHRDYAYERGKIIVEKLKELIPRQHFEVPVQAAIGQKIVARSTIKAMRKNVLAKCYGGDISRKRKLLEKQKEGKKRMKQVGSVEVPQEAFMAVLKMDDSTPKK
- a CDS encoding YqxA family protein; protein product: MGSFIGKTIILGLVLLFGVFLGMQQANNGMLQMKGYHDPQLKGAFSIQMNDDKEKEASILGTAVTEKDLAEKQKQLEEIEGFNAFSKAGKILSDGMTHAARSLYNWVNGK